Proteins from a genomic interval of Nocardioides jishulii:
- a CDS encoding ABC-F family ATP-binding cassette domain-containing protein codes for MGHVDVAHLEYVLPDGRLLLGDVSFRVGEGSVVALVGPNGAGKTTLMKLIEGVLTPDSGTVSVSGGLAVMPQFVGSVRDGSTVRDLLVAVAPDRIREAARAVDAAEEALLHSDDEATQMAYAQALSDWAEADGYDYENTWDMCTMAALGIPFHAAQHREASTLSGGEQKRVVLEALFRSPAEVLLLDEPDNYLDVPGKRWLEEQLRQTRKTVLLISHDRELLSEAAEKIVAVEPSPAGADVWVHGEGFASFHEARQHRFARFEELRRRWDEQHARLKKLVVNLQQAASVSHAMASRYAAAQTRLKKFEEIGPPPEPPREQDITMRLKGGRTGVRAITVTDLELTGLMKPFSLEVFQGERVAVLGSNGSGKSHFLRLLAGGEVDHAGTWKLGARVVPGHFAQTHAYPELNGRTLLDILWSEHSLQRGPAMSSLRRYELEQQAEITFDRLSGGQKARVQILRLELGGATSLLLDEPTDNLDLESAEALQSALEAYEGTVLAVTHDRWFAKTFDRFLVFGSDGVVRETDGPVWDEGRVERPR; via the coding sequence ATGGGTCACGTCGACGTCGCACACCTCGAATACGTCCTCCCCGATGGGAGGCTGCTGCTCGGTGACGTCTCCTTCCGGGTCGGCGAGGGGTCGGTGGTGGCGCTGGTCGGGCCCAACGGCGCCGGCAAGACGACCCTGATGAAGCTGATCGAGGGTGTCCTGACGCCTGACTCCGGCACGGTCTCGGTCTCCGGCGGCCTGGCCGTGATGCCGCAGTTCGTGGGCAGCGTCCGCGACGGCTCGACCGTGCGCGACCTGCTCGTGGCCGTGGCGCCCGACCGCATCCGCGAGGCCGCTCGCGCGGTGGACGCGGCGGAGGAGGCGCTGCTGCACAGCGACGACGAGGCCACCCAGATGGCCTACGCCCAGGCGTTGTCGGACTGGGCGGAGGCCGACGGCTACGACTACGAGAACACCTGGGACATGTGCACGATGGCCGCCCTGGGCATCCCGTTCCACGCCGCGCAGCACCGCGAGGCCAGCACCCTGTCGGGCGGTGAGCAGAAGCGCGTGGTGCTGGAGGCGCTCTTCCGCAGCCCCGCCGAGGTGCTCCTGCTCGACGAGCCCGACAACTACCTCGACGTGCCCGGCAAGCGGTGGCTGGAGGAGCAGCTGCGCCAGACCCGCAAGACGGTGCTGCTGATCTCCCACGACCGCGAGCTGCTCTCCGAGGCCGCGGAGAAGATCGTCGCGGTCGAGCCCTCGCCCGCCGGCGCCGACGTGTGGGTGCACGGCGAGGGGTTCGCCAGCTTCCACGAGGCCCGCCAGCACCGCTTCGCCCGCTTCGAGGAGCTGCGTCGGCGGTGGGACGAGCAGCACGCTCGCCTCAAGAAGCTCGTCGTCAACCTGCAGCAGGCCGCCTCGGTCAGCCACGCGATGGCCTCGCGCTACGCCGCGGCCCAGACCCGGCTGAAGAAGTTCGAGGAGATCGGACCGCCGCCGGAGCCGCCGCGCGAGCAGGACATCACCATGCGCCTCAAGGGCGGACGTACGGGCGTGCGCGCGATCACCGTCACCGACCTGGAGCTGACCGGGCTGATGAAGCCCTTCAGCCTGGAGGTTTTCCAGGGTGAGCGGGTCGCGGTGCTCGGCTCCAACGGTTCCGGCAAGTCCCACTTCCTGCGACTGCTCGCCGGCGGCGAGGTCGACCACGCGGGCACCTGGAAGCTCGGCGCCCGCGTCGTGCCCGGACACTTCGCCCAGACCCACGCCTACCCCGAGCTCAACGGCCGCACGCTGCTCGACATCCTCTGGTCGGAGCACTCGCTGCAGCGCGGTCCGGCGATGTCGTCGCTGCGGCGCTACGAGCTGGAGCAGCAGGCCGAGATCACCTTCGACCGGCTCTCGGGCGGCCAGAAGGCGCGCGTGCAGATCCTGCGCCTGGAGCTGGGCGGGGCGACCTCGCTGCTGCTCGACGAGCCGACGGACAACCTCGACCTGGAGAGCGCCGAGGCGCTGCAGTCCGCGTTGGAGGCCTACGAGGGCACGGTGCTGGCGGTCACCCACGACCGCTGGTTCGCCAAGACCTTCGACCGGTTCCTGGTCTTCGGGTCCGACGGTGTCGTGCGTGAGACCGACGGCCCGGTGTGGGACGAGGGCCGCGTCGAGCGGCCTCGCTGA
- a CDS encoding GNAT family N-acetyltransferase, with translation MRLTNVAHLRLPFGRLLGYDVTVSEPGRALPVSFDQALHVGAGDRPGSWMALSFKLPEAVALDDLATAWLAVVARHGTLRTVFSPGEDGADGPALHEVEVGPGAWVEHPIAPGQAVNAALRDVLDAACTPHARPSHRICVLETAAGPTVVVGADHAHTDMWSMLVIARDLLTSLAAVESGAKPALPPTPTFAEHTQSLRDRPAAPEEVRRRWAEIITDGGGVMPCFPMPLGEVTTLQRERVEVRDVLDVDDCAAFSAEARDRGVSTLALVVSSMTEVTQELAAQPLRAVFPVHSRYEPTWHDSVGWFITNSVLESHDPEPRACAAAVKEAVHLGSSPLADVLAPWGGMPMAPGMFAISWLDLRRLPVRVDAAGLEAQYVGAEILTDGVMLWFILDEAGLHLRCRYPDTDEARRNVGAWLDALVAHVGAHARESAGRRLVVDGEVFRVQRARRTEVGTLVALLADDPIGATREGAELPRYEAAYDAITRDSSHYLAVVRDAHDEVAGTMQLTIVPGLSRGGATRLQVEGVRVAAAHRGRGLGTAMLGWAHDHGAAHGATLAQLTTDLARTEARAFYTRLGYEESHAGLKRAL, from the coding sequence ATGCGGCTGACCAACGTTGCGCACCTTCGCCTGCCGTTCGGTCGGCTCCTCGGCTACGACGTCACCGTCAGCGAGCCCGGCCGCGCCCTGCCCGTCTCCTTCGACCAGGCGCTCCACGTGGGTGCCGGTGACCGGCCCGGGTCGTGGATGGCGCTGTCGTTCAAGCTGCCCGAGGCGGTCGCGCTCGATGACCTGGCGACCGCCTGGCTCGCCGTCGTCGCGCGGCACGGGACGCTGCGCACCGTCTTCTCCCCCGGCGAGGACGGCGCGGACGGCCCGGCGCTGCACGAGGTCGAGGTGGGTCCCGGCGCCTGGGTGGAGCACCCGATCGCGCCCGGCCAAGCGGTCAACGCGGCCCTGCGCGACGTGCTCGACGCGGCGTGCACCCCGCACGCCCGCCCCTCGCACCGCATCTGCGTGCTCGAGACCGCCGCCGGCCCCACCGTCGTGGTCGGCGCCGACCACGCCCACACCGACATGTGGTCGATGCTCGTCATCGCCCGTGACCTGCTCACCTCGCTGGCGGCCGTGGAGTCGGGCGCGAAGCCGGCGCTCCCGCCGACCCCGACCTTCGCCGAGCACACCCAGTCACTGCGCGACCGGCCCGCGGCGCCCGAGGAGGTCCGTCGTCGCTGGGCCGAGATCATCACCGACGGCGGCGGGGTGATGCCGTGCTTCCCGATGCCGCTGGGTGAGGTGACGACGCTGCAGCGCGAGCGTGTGGAGGTGCGCGACGTGCTCGACGTCGACGACTGCGCCGCCTTCAGCGCCGAGGCCCGCGACCGGGGCGTCTCCACGCTCGCGTTGGTCGTCTCCTCGATGACCGAGGTGACGCAGGAGCTGGCCGCGCAGCCGTTGCGCGCCGTCTTCCCGGTGCACAGCCGCTACGAGCCCACCTGGCACGACTCGGTCGGGTGGTTCATCACCAACTCGGTGCTGGAGAGCCACGACCCCGAGCCGCGCGCCTGCGCCGCCGCCGTCAAGGAGGCCGTGCACCTGGGCTCATCGCCCCTGGCCGACGTGCTCGCGCCCTGGGGTGGCATGCCGATGGCGCCGGGCATGTTCGCCATCTCCTGGCTCGACCTGCGGCGGCTCCCGGTGCGGGTCGACGCGGCCGGTCTGGAGGCCCAGTACGTCGGCGCCGAGATCCTCACCGACGGCGTGATGCTCTGGTTCATCCTCGACGAGGCCGGACTGCACCTGCGGTGCCGCTACCCCGACACCGACGAGGCCCGCCGCAACGTCGGCGCCTGGCTCGACGCGCTCGTCGCGCACGTCGGCGCCCACGCGCGCGAGTCGGCGGGTCGCCGCCTCGTCGTCGACGGCGAGGTGTTCCGGGTGCAGCGAGCCCGGCGTACGGAGGTGGGGACGCTGGTCGCCCTGCTCGCCGACGACCCGATCGGAGCGACGCGCGAGGGAGCCGAGCTGCCGCGCTACGAGGCGGCGTACGACGCCATCACCCGCGACTCCTCCCACTACTTGGCGGTGGTGCGCGACGCCCATGACGAGGTCGCCGGCACGATGCAGCTGACGATCGTCCCGGGGCTGTCCCGCGGAGGCGCCACGCGGCTCCAGGTCGAGGGCGTACGCGTGGCTGCCGCCCACCGCGGCCGCGGGCTCGGCACGGCCATGCTCGGCTGGGCCCACGACCACGGCGCCGCCCACGGCGCGACGTTGGCGCAGCTCACCACCGACCTCGCCCGCACCGAGGCGCGCGCCTTCTACACGCGGCTGGGCTACGAGGAGTCGCACGCCGGCTTGAAGCGGGCGCTGTAG
- a CDS encoding alpha/beta fold hydrolase: MTTFSVPGAELDTEFSDERGHPVVQLHGLTSSRRRDRLLDLDLGRGLSGTRLLRYDARGHGRSTGRRVPEDYRWPVLARDLLALLEHWFPGERVHGVGPSMGCATLLHAAVVDPERFSSLTLLVPPTAWESRRAKSADYLRAADVVEQRGLDTFLAAGRLVPRPPATVDAPETVPDVSPELLPTLFRGAALTDLPDPEQVRRIRVPVTILAWIDDPAHPVSTAERLAELLPCARLEVARTPADVARWPQVLADDVARHGG, translated from the coding sequence ATGACGACGTTCAGCGTGCCCGGTGCCGAGCTGGACACCGAGTTCAGCGACGAGCGTGGACACCCGGTCGTGCAGCTCCACGGCCTCACCTCCAGCCGCCGGCGCGACCGGCTGCTCGACCTCGACCTCGGCCGCGGTCTCAGCGGCACCCGTCTGCTCCGCTACGACGCCCGTGGCCACGGACGCTCCACCGGCCGTCGGGTCCCCGAGGACTACCGCTGGCCGGTCCTGGCGCGTGACCTCCTCGCCCTGCTGGAGCACTGGTTCCCCGGTGAGCGGGTGCATGGCGTCGGCCCGTCGATGGGCTGCGCGACGCTGCTCCACGCGGCGGTCGTCGACCCCGAGCGGTTCAGCAGCCTGACGCTCCTGGTCCCCCCGACCGCGTGGGAGTCGCGACGCGCCAAGTCGGCTGACTACCTGCGGGCGGCCGACGTCGTCGAGCAGCGCGGCCTCGACACCTTCCTCGCGGCGGGGCGGTTGGTCCCACGCCCGCCGGCGACCGTCGACGCCCCGGAGACCGTGCCGGACGTCTCGCCCGAGCTGCTGCCGACCCTCTTCCGTGGCGCTGCGCTGACCGACCTGCCCGATCCCGAGCAGGTCAGGCGGATCCGGGTACCGGTGACGATCCTGGCGTGGATCGACGACCCCGCCCACCCGGTCTCCACCGCCGAGCGCCTCGCCGAGCTGCTGCCGTGCGCGCGGCTCGAGGTGGCGCGTACGCCCGCCGACGTGGCGCGCTGGCCCCAGGTGCTGGCCGACGACGTCGCGCGTCACGGGGGCTGA
- a CDS encoding maleylpyruvate isomerase family mycothiol-dependent enzyme, with the protein MSSHAPDEVYEIATANRLLAADMFADLSPEQWRTPSLCAGWTVREVAAHLVPPEGGFTVGFLVKALVKYRFDLGRMVDETAKRDAEQPTEVLVEQLRSRADRRLDPPVTGALGPMTDTCIHLRDAARPLGLDVNPPPSSWRPALDFLVSEPASKGFVPRARLSGLRFETTDQEWSHGEGAVVRGSSEAVALVVAGRSAALRDVSGDGVDVLAGRLRR; encoded by the coding sequence ATGTCCTCCCATGCGCCTGACGAGGTGTACGAGATCGCCACGGCCAACCGCCTGCTGGCCGCGGACATGTTCGCCGACCTGTCGCCCGAGCAGTGGCGTACGCCGTCACTCTGCGCCGGCTGGACCGTGCGAGAGGTCGCTGCACACCTCGTGCCGCCGGAGGGTGGCTTCACCGTCGGGTTCCTGGTGAAGGCGCTGGTGAAGTACCGCTTCGACCTCGGCCGGATGGTCGACGAGACCGCCAAGCGGGACGCTGAGCAGCCGACCGAGGTGCTGGTCGAGCAGCTGCGGTCACGGGCGGACCGGCGCCTCGACCCGCCCGTGACCGGTGCGCTCGGACCGATGACCGACACCTGCATCCACCTGCGCGACGCCGCCCGGCCGTTGGGCCTGGACGTCAACCCGCCGCCGTCCTCGTGGCGCCCGGCCCTGGACTTCCTGGTGTCCGAGCCGGCGAGCAAGGGCTTCGTCCCTCGCGCGCGACTGTCAGGGCTGCGGTTCGAGACCACTGACCAGGAGTGGAGCCATGGCGAGGGGGCGGTCGTACGAGGCTCCAGCGAGGCGGTCGCCCTGGTGGTCGCCGGTCGCAGCGCGGCGCTGCGCGACGTCTCCGGTGACGGGGTCGACGTGCTCGCCGGGCGGCTGCGTCGGTGA
- a CDS encoding glutathione peroxidase codes for MTSLFDFSATAINGTPTEFTSYEGQVLLVVNTASQCGFTPQFTGLQELQDTYADQGFSVLGFPCDQFRHQDPGTDEEIASFCTGHFGVTFPMFSKVDVNGDNTHPIYQWLRQQKSGLLGDKIKWNFTKFLVGRDGQVIKRYAPTTKPEQIADDIEAALKVPQPS; via the coding sequence ATGACCTCCCTCTTCGACTTCTCTGCCACGGCGATCAACGGCACGCCGACCGAGTTCACGTCGTACGAGGGCCAGGTGCTCCTCGTCGTCAACACCGCCTCGCAGTGCGGGTTCACCCCGCAGTTCACGGGTCTCCAGGAGCTCCAGGACACCTACGCCGACCAGGGCTTCTCGGTGCTCGGCTTCCCGTGCGACCAGTTCCGCCACCAGGACCCGGGCACCGACGAGGAGATCGCCTCCTTCTGCACCGGTCACTTCGGCGTGACCTTCCCGATGTTCTCCAAGGTCGACGTCAACGGCGACAACACCCACCCGATCTACCAGTGGCTTCGCCAGCAGAAGTCGGGCCTGCTGGGCGACAAGATCAAGTGGAACTTCACCAAGTTCCTCGTCGGCCGCGACGGTCAGGTGATCAAGCGCTACGCGCCGACGACCAAGCCCGAGCAGATCGCCGACGACATCGAGGCGGCGCTGAAGGTCCCGCAGCCCAGCTGA
- a CDS encoding GNAT family N-acetyltransferase: protein MTDNNAVSVNDALEADRYEIHVAGELAGFADYRRLDGVIDFLHTEVFDAYEGRGLAKELATASLNHVRQQGMGALPHCAFYRGFIQKNPEYVDLVPEESRAEFGLA from the coding sequence ATGACCGACAACAACGCCGTGAGCGTCAACGACGCCCTCGAGGCCGACCGCTACGAGATCCACGTGGCGGGCGAGCTCGCCGGGTTCGCCGACTACCGGCGGCTCGACGGCGTGATCGACTTCCTCCACACCGAGGTCTTCGACGCGTACGAGGGCCGTGGCCTGGCGAAGGAGCTCGCCACCGCGTCGCTCAACCACGTACGCCAGCAGGGCATGGGTGCGCTGCCGCACTGCGCGTTCTACCGCGGCTTCATCCAGAAGAACCCCGAGTACGTCGACCTCGTCCCCGAGGAGTCGCGTGCGGAGTTCGGGCTGGCCTGA
- a CDS encoding MMPL family transporter has protein sequence MSTPAPGTNRVTRFIAGRRTAWIVALLPLLFAGWVISLGEAEAPTDPSLSLPDGYGITQATDLEERLTTEESSAAILLWTADSGELSEQQLGELRKAVGKGPFVVAEDRSAVYTVVPVDAQDSSEIREQVKDLRAEVKADAPDGVSGSVTGPAAIQSDFSEVFAGADVRLLLATASIVAILLIITYRSPVLWIVPLVVVAVADRLAAISATQIMQNVDFVAWDQSTVGILSVLVFGAGTDYALLLISRYRDELKREESRHVAMARALRRTFESVAFSASTVVLGVLTLLLSVFPNTRGLGLACAIGVLIAATFAVVVLPAALVVFGRWLFWPMTPKVGDTQLVDGKGFWHKVGRRVDSRPRTFVIGTLALLAVLMVGFSQVKVGLEESEQFLDTPPALVAAERLGESYPAGTSDPAQVLTEANPGEVLAAVKKVEGVTSAMISDEGDGVAMIDAVTAAAPGTDEAKATVERIRSAVDGFDKTYVGGGDAELIDVADASNRDRMLILPVIVLLVLGALILLLRSLITPVLLVITVVATYAAAMGISWWVFTFVFGFPAIDQSVPLMAFLFLVALGVDYNIFLITRAREEALKFGNRVGMLRALTATGGVITSAGILLAAVFAVLGVLPLVVLAQLGIIIFFGVLLDTLLVRTVLVPALAISLGDKFWWPRKLPTPAAGEGDRDGSTPLAGTTTVAG, from the coding sequence ATGTCCACCCCCGCCCCCGGAACCAACCGGGTGACTCGCTTCATCGCCGGTCGACGTACGGCATGGATCGTCGCCCTGCTTCCGCTCCTCTTCGCGGGCTGGGTCATCAGCCTGGGGGAAGCCGAGGCGCCCACCGACCCCAGCCTCTCCCTCCCCGACGGCTACGGCATCACCCAGGCCACCGACCTCGAGGAGCGCCTCACCACCGAGGAGTCCTCGGCTGCCATCCTGCTGTGGACCGCCGACTCGGGTGAGCTCAGCGAGCAGCAGCTGGGCGAGCTGCGCAAGGCCGTCGGCAAGGGCCCCTTCGTGGTCGCCGAGGACCGCTCGGCCGTCTACACGGTCGTGCCGGTGGACGCGCAGGACTCCAGCGAGATCCGTGAGCAGGTCAAGGACCTGCGGGCCGAGGTCAAGGCCGACGCCCCCGACGGCGTGAGCGGTTCCGTCACCGGACCGGCCGCCATCCAGTCCGACTTCAGCGAGGTCTTCGCCGGCGCCGACGTGCGCCTGCTCCTGGCCACCGCGAGCATCGTGGCCATCCTGCTGATCATCACCTACCGCAGCCCGGTGCTCTGGATCGTCCCGCTGGTGGTCGTGGCGGTGGCTGACCGCCTCGCCGCGATCAGCGCGACCCAGATCATGCAGAACGTCGACTTCGTCGCCTGGGACCAGTCGACGGTCGGCATCCTGTCGGTGCTCGTCTTCGGAGCAGGCACCGACTACGCCCTGCTGCTGATCTCCCGCTACCGCGACGAGCTCAAGCGCGAGGAGTCGCGCCACGTCGCCATGGCGCGCGCGCTGCGGCGTACGTTCGAGTCGGTCGCCTTCTCGGCGTCCACGGTCGTGCTCGGCGTGCTCACCCTGCTCCTCTCGGTCTTCCCGAACACCCGCGGGCTCGGCCTGGCCTGTGCCATCGGCGTCCTGATCGCCGCCACCTTCGCCGTCGTCGTCCTCCCCGCCGCGCTCGTGGTCTTCGGCCGCTGGCTCTTCTGGCCGATGACCCCGAAGGTCGGCGACACCCAGCTGGTCGACGGCAAGGGTTTCTGGCACAAGGTCGGCCGCCGCGTCGACAGCCGTCCGCGCACCTTCGTGATCGGCACGCTGGCCCTGCTGGCCGTGCTGATGGTCGGCTTCTCCCAGGTCAAGGTCGGGCTCGAGGAGTCCGAGCAGTTCCTCGACACCCCGCCGGCGCTGGTCGCCGCCGAGCGCCTGGGCGAGTCCTACCCGGCCGGCACCAGCGACCCTGCCCAGGTGCTGACGGAGGCCAACCCCGGCGAGGTCCTCGCCGCGGTCAAGAAGGTCGAAGGCGTCACCTCGGCCATGATCTCCGACGAGGGTGACGGCGTCGCGATGATCGACGCCGTGACGGCCGCCGCGCCCGGCACCGACGAGGCGAAGGCGACCGTCGAGCGGATCCGCTCCGCGGTCGACGGGTTCGACAAGACCTACGTCGGCGGTGGCGACGCCGAGCTGATCGACGTGGCGGACGCGTCGAACCGTGACCGGATGCTGATCCTGCCGGTGATCGTGCTGCTGGTGCTCGGCGCGTTGATCCTGCTGCTCCGCTCGCTGATCACCCCGGTCCTGCTGGTCATCACGGTGGTGGCGACCTACGCCGCCGCGATGGGCATCTCGTGGTGGGTCTTCACGTTCGTCTTCGGCTTCCCGGCGATCGACCAGAGCGTGCCACTCATGGCCTTCCTCTTCCTCGTCGCACTGGGTGTCGACTACAACATCTTCCTCATCACCCGGGCCCGCGAGGAGGCGCTCAAGTTCGGCAACCGAGTCGGCATGCTCCGCGCGCTCACCGCCACCGGAGGCGTGATCACCAGCGCAGGCATCCTGCTGGCGGCGGTCTTCGCCGTCCTCGGCGTGCTCCCGCTGGTGGTGCTCGCACAGCTCGGCATCATCATCTTCTTCGGCGTCCTGCTCGACACCCTGCTGGTGCGCACGGTCCTGGTCCCGGCCCTGGCGATCTCCCTGGGCGACAAGTTCTGGTGGCCGCGCAAGCTGCCGACGCCGGCGGCCGGTGAGGGCGACCGGGACGGCTCGACCCCCCTGGCCGGCACCACTACGGTGGCTGGATGA
- a CDS encoding MarR family transcriptional regulator, giving the protein MPARWKDSGALRALREITRIGARLHHVLSRRTGLGPTDLTALELLSIEMMGPAELARHLDITTAAATGVVDRLEARGHVVRRPIPGDRRRTGVHITDAGRREAWLHLTPMFAALQANDAQFTEEERAVVERYLTGAANAINTVVEGDPRDLVDGAG; this is encoded by the coding sequence ATGCCCGCACGGTGGAAGGACAGCGGCGCGCTGAGGGCGCTCCGCGAGATCACCCGGATCGGCGCACGCCTGCACCACGTCCTGTCGCGTCGCACCGGGCTGGGCCCGACCGACCTCACGGCTCTTGAGCTGCTCTCGATCGAGATGATGGGGCCGGCCGAGCTGGCCCGCCACCTCGACATCACGACGGCAGCCGCCACCGGCGTCGTCGACCGTCTCGAGGCGCGGGGACACGTCGTACGCCGCCCGATCCCGGGTGACCGTCGTCGTACGGGCGTGCACATCACCGACGCCGGACGACGCGAGGCGTGGTTGCACCTGACGCCGATGTTCGCGGCTCTCCAGGCCAACGACGCGCAGTTCACCGAGGAGGAGCGAGCGGTCGTGGAGCGATACCTCACCGGTGCCGCGAACGCGATCAACACGGTGGTGGAGGGTGACCCGCGCGACCTAGTCGATGGGGCGGGCTAG
- a CDS encoding M15 family metallopeptidase, which translates to MRRREVTPAVRLGGIVLIGAMLAGCAGQDLTITPEIGEVRTSEPAAGGPGGKDPATTGSPAAPAVEPPPRLTERLLPADLLVQVERTLTADEIARVRRVAGIDHVTPLSLAQVSVQNRVLTLAAVDVSQYRRFTQRRTARYQAAWDRVAGGELAVDPSVPRRLWEADDHLRLGNDRQAPRVHIGATVSQVPQVDAVLNPAWGQELGMPADNALLISTSTTEPRVVRPRVERVLRRLLGEKPSVQVQVLGQDRDLTAVQSAYLTGGSVALGSFTYRVLEDGRISPDPAWVAESIVTDEVPILGQVTCHRVVMPQLRAALAEIRRAGLAAKINVAQYGGCFNPRFMADAQSLSLHAFGIALDLNVPGNQRGTVGTIDRQVVSIFERWGFAWGGRWAWTDPMHFEMDRLVAAR; encoded by the coding sequence GTGAGACGCCGAGAGGTCACGCCGGCCGTGCGGCTTGGAGGCATCGTGCTGATCGGCGCGATGCTCGCCGGGTGCGCCGGCCAGGACCTGACCATCACCCCCGAAATTGGCGAGGTCCGAACCAGCGAACCCGCAGCAGGCGGACCGGGCGGAAAGGACCCGGCGACCACCGGATCGCCCGCCGCCCCCGCCGTGGAGCCTCCCCCGCGGCTGACCGAGCGCCTGCTCCCCGCCGACCTCCTCGTCCAGGTGGAGCGAACCCTCACCGCCGACGAGATCGCTCGGGTGAGGCGAGTGGCCGGGATCGACCACGTGACCCCGCTCTCCCTGGCCCAGGTCAGCGTCCAGAACCGGGTGCTGACGCTGGCTGCGGTGGACGTCAGTCAGTACCGGCGCTTCACCCAGCGCCGGACCGCCCGGTACCAGGCGGCGTGGGATCGAGTCGCCGGCGGCGAGCTGGCGGTGGACCCGAGCGTGCCCCGTCGTCTCTGGGAGGCCGACGACCACCTTCGCCTCGGCAACGACCGGCAAGCGCCCCGGGTGCACATCGGGGCCACCGTCTCCCAGGTCCCCCAGGTCGACGCCGTGCTCAACCCGGCGTGGGGCCAGGAGCTGGGCATGCCGGCCGACAACGCGCTGCTGATCTCCACCAGCACGACCGAGCCGCGGGTGGTGCGCCCACGGGTGGAGCGCGTGCTGCGGCGGCTGCTCGGCGAGAAGCCGTCGGTACAGGTGCAGGTGCTCGGCCAGGACCGGGACCTCACGGCCGTCCAGAGCGCCTACCTGACCGGAGGCTCGGTCGCCCTCGGCTCCTTCACCTACCGGGTGCTCGAGGATGGCCGGATCTCTCCCGACCCGGCGTGGGTGGCGGAGAGCATCGTGACCGATGAGGTGCCGATCCTCGGACAGGTGACCTGCCATCGCGTGGTGATGCCGCAGCTGCGTGCTGCCCTCGCCGAGATCCGGCGGGCCGGTCTGGCGGCCAAGATCAACGTGGCCCAGTACGGGGGCTGCTTCAACCCGCGGTTCATGGCCGACGCTCAGAGCCTCTCGCTGCACGCCTTCGGCATCGCGCTGGACCTCAACGTGCCCGGCAACCAGCGGGGCACCGTCGGCACGATTGACCGGCAGGTGGTGAGCATCTTCGAGAGGTGGGGCTTCGCCTGGGGCGGCCGCTGGGCATGGACCGATCCGATGCACTTCGAGATGGATCGCCTCGTGGCGGCTCGCTAG
- a CDS encoding GNAT family N-acetyltransferase, producing MEDQELLRAYDSQLREASEFSTATAVRRDGPLWIGRYGDRGHVSYRDLQGLSGDELESLVARTVQGFLDDPRLSQGEWKTRGHDLPSDLPEVLVAAGFVPEPRETVMVGEAEGVAALAHDSLPDEVEVLRVDQRPDAERWVLAAARMQHAVFGSGPEPDEALAGQDARAEGEEFWVARVGTDVVGAGRVQRVAGTEFASLWGGAVDPAWRGRGLYRALASGRAKAAARAGARYLHSDCSDMSRPILERAGLRPITTTTPYVWTRAGTVRDG from the coding sequence GTGGAAGATCAGGAGCTGCTCAGGGCGTACGACAGCCAGCTGCGCGAGGCGTCGGAGTTCTCGACGGCCACCGCCGTACGCCGCGATGGACCGCTGTGGATCGGCCGGTACGGCGACCGGGGGCACGTCAGCTACCGCGACCTGCAGGGCCTCAGTGGCGACGAGCTCGAGTCGCTGGTGGCACGCACCGTCCAGGGCTTCCTCGATGACCCGCGCCTGAGCCAAGGTGAGTGGAAGACCCGCGGTCACGACCTGCCCAGCGACCTGCCGGAGGTGCTGGTCGCCGCCGGGTTCGTCCCCGAGCCGCGAGAGACGGTCATGGTGGGTGAGGCGGAGGGAGTCGCCGCCCTGGCGCACGACTCCCTGCCCGACGAGGTCGAGGTGCTGAGGGTCGACCAGAGGCCGGATGCGGAGCGCTGGGTGCTGGCTGCAGCCCGCATGCAGCACGCCGTGTTCGGCAGCGGTCCCGAGCCGGACGAGGCGCTGGCCGGTCAGGACGCCCGCGCCGAGGGCGAGGAGTTCTGGGTCGCTCGGGTCGGCACCGACGTGGTCGGCGCCGGACGGGTCCAGCGGGTCGCCGGGACCGAGTTCGCCAGCCTGTGGGGCGGCGCGGTCGACCCCGCCTGGCGGGGACGCGGGCTCTACCGGGCGCTCGCGTCCGGGCGGGCGAAGGCGGCCGCACGCGCGGGGGCGCGCTATCTGCACAGCGACTGCAGCGACATGTCCCGGCCGATCCTGGAGCGGGCCGGTCTGCGGCCGATCACCACGACCACGCCGTACGTGTGGACCAGAGCCGGGACCGTGCGAGACGGGTGA